A region of Streptomyces halobius DNA encodes the following proteins:
- a CDS encoding metal-sulfur cluster assembly factor: MTDTPTTTKPATEEEVREALYDVVDPELGIDVVNLGLIYGIHIDDANIATIDMTLTSAACPLTDVIEDQAKSATDGIVSELKINWVWMPPWGPDKITDDGREQLRALGFNV, encoded by the coding sequence ATGACCGACACCCCGACCACCACCAAGCCGGCGACCGAGGAAGAGGTCCGCGAGGCGCTGTACGACGTCGTCGACCCCGAACTGGGCATCGACGTCGTCAATCTGGGCCTGATCTACGGCATCCACATCGACGACGCCAATATCGCCACCATCGACATGACGCTGACCTCCGCGGCCTGCCCGCTGACCGACGTCATCGAGGACCAGGCCAAGTCCGCGACGGACGGCATCGTCAGTGAACTGAAGATCAACTGGGTCTGGATGCCCCCGTGGGGCCCGGACAAGATCACCGACGACGGCCGCGAGCAGCTGCGCGCGCTGGGCTTCAACGTCTGA
- the sufD gene encoding Fe-S cluster assembly protein SufD, protein MAEAQNIPLGSTTTGTIAVAAESTVATRMSAPPSYDVADFPVPHGREEEWRFTPLARLRGLHDGTAVAGGADLKIDISAPEGVTHELVGREDARVGKAGKPVDRVAAQAYSSFEKASVITVPKETVLPEPIRITVHGEGGTAFGHQVIELGAFAEAVVVIDHTGDALLAANVDYLLGDGAKLTVVSVQDWDDNAVHVGQHNALVGRDATFKSVVVTFGGDLVRLHPRVGYAGPGGEAELYGLYFTEEGQHQEHRLFVDHEASNCRSNVVYKGALQGQDAHAVWIGDVLIRASATGTDTYELNRNLVLTDGARVDSVPNLEIETGEIVGAGHASATGRFDDEQLFYLMARGIPADEARRLVVRGFFAELVQQIGLPDVEERLMSKIEAELEASSA, encoded by the coding sequence GACGTGGCGGACTTCCCGGTGCCGCACGGCCGTGAGGAGGAGTGGCGCTTCACGCCCCTCGCCCGGCTGCGGGGCCTGCACGACGGCACCGCCGTCGCGGGCGGCGCCGACCTGAAGATCGACATCTCCGCGCCCGAGGGCGTCACCCACGAGCTCGTGGGCCGCGAGGACGCGCGGGTCGGCAAGGCCGGCAAGCCCGTGGACCGGGTCGCCGCGCAGGCGTACAGCTCCTTCGAGAAGGCATCGGTGATCACGGTCCCCAAGGAGACCGTGCTCCCCGAGCCGATCCGGATCACCGTGCACGGCGAGGGCGGCACCGCCTTCGGCCACCAGGTGATCGAGCTGGGCGCGTTCGCCGAGGCCGTCGTCGTCATCGACCACACCGGTGATGCGCTGCTCGCCGCCAACGTCGACTACCTCCTCGGCGACGGCGCCAAGCTGACCGTCGTGTCCGTCCAGGACTGGGACGACAACGCCGTCCACGTCGGCCAGCACAACGCCCTGGTCGGCCGGGACGCCACGTTCAAGTCCGTCGTCGTCACCTTCGGCGGCGACCTGGTCCGGCTCCACCCGCGCGTCGGTTACGCGGGCCCCGGCGGTGAGGCCGAGCTCTACGGCCTGTACTTCACCGAGGAGGGCCAGCACCAGGAGCACCGCCTCTTCGTCGACCACGAGGCGTCCAACTGCCGCTCCAACGTCGTCTACAAGGGCGCGCTGCAGGGCCAGGACGCACACGCGGTCTGGATCGGCGACGTCCTCATCCGGGCGTCCGCCACCGGCACGGACACCTACGAGCTCAACCGCAACCTCGTCCTCACCGACGGCGCGAGGGTCGACTCGGTCCCCAACCTGGAGATCGAGACCGGCGAGATCGTCGGCGCCGGACACGCCTCGGCGACCGGCCGCTTCGACGACGAGCAGCTGTTCTACCTGATGGCCCGCGGCATCCCGGCCGATGAGGCCCGGCGGCTGGTCGTCCGCGGCTTCTTCGCCGAGCTGGTCCAGCAGATCGGTCTCCCGGACGTCGAAGAGCGTCTGATGAGCAAGATCGAGGCCGAGCTGGAAGCGTCCTCGGCATGA
- a CDS encoding IS110 family RNA-guided transposase → MLLIGDDWAEDHHDVELQDEAGRKLATANLPEGVAGIARLHELIARHGGELDPGEVVVGIETDRGSWVQALVASGYQVYAINPRQVARFKERYASSGAKSDKGDAHALADMVRIDRDQLRPVAGDSGQAQAVKVVARAHQTLIWERTRTFQRLRSTLREYFPAALTAYADLTLTSSDAMELLIKAPTSATAAKLTRTQVTAVLARHRRRNRDAKAATIQAALRERQLALPGQVTAAYAAAVTAHARLIIALNEQITGMEEQVKAHFLAHPDAEIYLSMPGIGEITGARVLAEFGDDPTRYASAKARKNYAGTSPVTRASGKSRTVQARYVRNNRLADALQRQAFCALRASPGARRYYDKQRARDIDYNPALRQVGNRLVGILHGCLKTRTRYDEATAWSHHAQPHAA, encoded by the coding sequence TTGCTGCTGATCGGTGACGACTGGGCCGAAGACCACCACGACGTCGAGCTCCAGGACGAGGCCGGCCGCAAGCTGGCCACCGCGAACCTGCCCGAAGGAGTCGCCGGCATCGCCAGGCTCCACGAACTCATCGCCCGTCACGGCGGTGAGCTGGATCCTGGGGAGGTGGTCGTCGGGATCGAGACCGACCGGGGCTCGTGGGTCCAGGCCCTGGTTGCCTCCGGCTACCAGGTCTACGCGATCAATCCCCGGCAGGTGGCCCGGTTCAAGGAGCGGTACGCCTCCTCGGGGGCCAAGAGCGACAAGGGTGACGCGCACGCGCTCGCCGACATGGTCCGCATCGACCGCGACCAGCTGCGGCCGGTGGCCGGAGACAGCGGCCAGGCCCAGGCCGTCAAGGTCGTCGCCCGCGCCCACCAGACCCTGATCTGGGAACGAACCCGCACCTTCCAGCGGCTACGCAGCACGCTGCGCGAGTACTTTCCCGCCGCCCTGACCGCCTACGCCGACCTGACTCTGACCAGCTCCGACGCCATGGAACTGCTGATCAAGGCGCCCACGTCGGCCACGGCGGCGAAGCTGACCCGCACTCAGGTCACGGCCGTCCTGGCCCGGCATCGCCGACGCAACCGCGACGCGAAGGCGGCCACCATCCAGGCCGCGCTCCGCGAGCGACAGCTCGCCCTGCCCGGGCAGGTCACCGCAGCCTACGCGGCAGCCGTGACCGCTCACGCGCGGCTGATCATCGCGCTGAACGAGCAGATCACCGGGATGGAAGAGCAGGTGAAGGCGCATTTTCTCGCGCACCCGGACGCTGAGATCTACCTCTCGATGCCCGGCATCGGGGAGATCACCGGGGCCCGGGTGCTCGCCGAGTTCGGAGATGATCCCACCCGTTACGCCTCCGCGAAGGCACGCAAGAACTATGCCGGGACCAGCCCCGTCACCCGGGCCTCTGGCAAGAGCCGCACCGTCCAGGCCCGATACGTCCGCAACAACCGTCTCGCCGATGCCCTCCAGCGCCAGGCGTTCTGCGCCCTGCGGGCGTCCCCCGGCGCCCGCCGCTACTACGACAAACAACGCGCCCGTGACATCGACTACAACCCGGCCCTGCGACAGGTCGGCAACCGCCTCGTCGGCATCCTCCACGGCTGCCTCAAAACACGAACCCGCTACGACGAAGCGACCGCATGGTCGCACCACGCCCAACCCCATGCCGCTTGA
- a CDS encoding DMT family transporter, whose protein sequence is MVYVTLAGAILSEILATTAMKYGEGFSRLWPSVGTAVGYLLAFALLAQTPKSMSVGTAYAIWSGAGTAVVAAIGMVFLGESTSALKILGVLLVVAGVVVLNLGGAH, encoded by the coding sequence ATGGTCTACGTGACGCTGGCAGGGGCGATACTTTCCGAGATTCTGGCGACCACCGCGATGAAGTACGGCGAGGGCTTCAGCCGGCTGTGGCCGTCGGTGGGGACCGCGGTCGGGTACCTGCTCGCGTTCGCGCTGCTGGCGCAGACGCCGAAGTCGATGAGTGTGGGGACCGCGTACGCCATCTGGTCCGGGGCCGGAACGGCCGTTGTCGCGGCTATCGGGATGGTGTTTCTCGGGGAGAGCACCAGTGCGCTGAAGATTCTTGGGGTGCTGCTCGTGGTCGCCGGGGTTGTGGTGCTGAATCTGGGCGGGGCGCACTGA
- the sufU gene encoding Fe-S cluster assembly sulfur transfer protein SufU: MKLDSMYQDVILDHYKHPHGRGLRDGDAEVHHVNPTCGDEITLRVRLDGATIEDVSYEGQGCSISQASASVLNDLLVGKPLGEAQKIQETFLELMQSKGQMEPDDAMEEVLEDAVAFAGVSKYPARVKCALLSWMAWKDATAKALSEEAKTA; the protein is encoded by the coding sequence GTGAAGCTGGATTCCATGTACCAGGACGTCATCCTGGACCACTACAAGCACCCGCACGGGCGCGGTCTTCGGGACGGCGACGCCGAAGTGCACCACGTCAACCCCACCTGCGGCGACGAGATCACGCTGCGCGTGCGGCTCGACGGCGCGACGATCGAGGATGTCTCCTACGAGGGCCAGGGCTGCTCCATCAGCCAGGCCAGCGCGTCGGTGCTCAACGACCTCCTGGTCGGCAAGCCGCTCGGCGAGGCGCAGAAGATCCAGGAGACGTTTCTGGAGCTGATGCAGTCCAAGGGACAGATGGAACCGGATGACGCGATGGAGGAGGTGCTGGAGGACGCGGTGGCGTTCGCCGGCGTCTCGAAGTACCCGGCGCGTGTGAAGTGCGCCCTGCTGAGCTGGATGGCCTGGAAGGACGCCACGGCCAAGGCCCTCTCCGAGGAGGCGAAGACCGCATGA
- a CDS encoding cysteine desulfurase: protein MTTLPGLLDTEAIRKDFPLLDRVVHDGKKIVYLDNAATSQKPRQVLDALNAYYERYNANVHRGVHVLAEEATALYEGARDKVAAFINAPSRDEVIFTKNASESLNLVANMLGWADEPYRVDRETEIVISEMEHHSNIVPWQLLSQRTGAKLKWFGLTDDGRLDLSNIDEIITDNTKIVSFTLVSNLMGTINPVETIVRRAQEVGALVCIDASQAAPHMVLDVQALQADFVAFTGHKMCGPTGIGVLWGRQELLEDLPPFLGGGEMIETVSMHSSTYAPAPHKFEAGTPPIAQAVGLGAAVDYLSSIGMERIAEHEHVLTEYAVKRLLEVPDLRIIGPSTAEDRGAAISFTLGDIHPHDVGQVLDEQGIAVRVGHHCARPVCLRYGIPATTRASFYLYSTPAEVDALVEGLEHVRNFFG from the coding sequence GTGACAACACTGCCGGGCCTCCTGGACACCGAGGCGATCCGCAAGGACTTCCCCCTTCTGGACCGTGTGGTCCACGACGGGAAGAAGATCGTGTATCTGGACAACGCGGCGACCTCGCAGAAGCCGCGTCAGGTCCTGGATGCGCTGAACGCCTACTACGAGCGCTACAACGCCAACGTCCACCGCGGCGTGCATGTCCTCGCCGAGGAGGCCACGGCGCTGTACGAGGGTGCCCGCGACAAGGTCGCCGCCTTCATCAACGCGCCGAGCCGCGACGAGGTGATCTTCACCAAGAACGCCTCCGAGTCGCTCAACCTCGTGGCGAACATGCTCGGCTGGGCCGACGAGCCCTACCGGGTGGACCGCGAGACCGAGATCGTCATCTCGGAGATGGAGCACCACTCCAACATCGTTCCGTGGCAGCTGCTGTCGCAGCGCACCGGCGCGAAGCTGAAGTGGTTCGGCCTGACCGACGACGGCCGTCTCGACCTCTCGAACATCGACGAGATCATCACGGACAACACTAAGATCGTCTCGTTCACCCTGGTCTCCAACCTCATGGGCACCATCAACCCGGTCGAGACGATCGTCCGGCGTGCCCAGGAGGTCGGCGCCCTGGTCTGCATCGACGCCTCGCAGGCCGCCCCGCACATGGTGCTGGACGTCCAGGCGCTGCAGGCCGACTTCGTGGCCTTCACCGGCCACAAGATGTGCGGCCCGACCGGCATCGGCGTCCTGTGGGGCCGCCAGGAGCTGCTGGAGGACCTGCCTCCGTTCCTCGGCGGCGGCGAGATGATCGAGACGGTGTCCATGCACTCCTCGACGTACGCGCCCGCCCCGCACAAGTTCGAGGCCGGTACCCCCCCGATCGCCCAGGCCGTCGGCCTCGGCGCGGCCGTGGACTACCTGTCGTCGATCGGCATGGAGCGCATCGCCGAGCACGAGCACGTCCTCACCGAGTACGCCGTCAAACGGCTGCTGGAGGTCCCCGACCTGCGCATCATCGGCCCGAGCACGGCCGAGGACCGCGGTGCGGCGATCTCCTTCACGCTCGGCGACATCCACCCGCACGACGTCGGCCAGGTGCTGGACGAGCAGGGCATCGCGGTCCGGGTCGGCCACCACTGCGCGCGGCCGGTCTGCCTGCGGTACGGAATTCCTGCGACCACGCGAGCGTCGTTCTATCTGTACTCCACGCCCGCCGAGGTCGACGCCCTGGTCGAGGGTCTGGAGCACGTACGCAACTTCTTCGGATGA
- the sufC gene encoding Fe-S cluster assembly ATPase SufC, translated as MATLEIHDLHVSVEAENGPREILKGVDLTVKQGETHAIMGPNGSGKSTLAYSLAGHPKYTVTGGTVTLDGEDVLEMSVDERARAGVFLAMQYPVEVPGVSVSNFLRTSATAMRGEAPKLRLWVKEVKEAMERLNMDPAFAERNVNEGFSGGEKKRHEILQLELLKPAIAILDETDSGLDVDALRTVSEGVNRVRETGQVGTLLITHYTRILRYIKPDHVHVFANGRIAESGGAELADKLEAEGYEAYTKGGATA; from the coding sequence ATGGCAACGCTTGAGATCCACGACCTGCACGTCTCCGTCGAGGCCGAGAACGGCCCGCGCGAGATCCTGAAGGGCGTCGACCTGACCGTGAAGCAGGGCGAGACGCACGCCATCATGGGCCCCAACGGCTCCGGCAAGTCGACCCTCGCCTACTCCCTGGCCGGTCACCCCAAGTACACCGTCACCGGCGGCACCGTCACCCTCGACGGCGAGGACGTCCTGGAGATGTCCGTCGACGAGCGTGCGCGGGCCGGTGTCTTCCTCGCCATGCAGTACCCGGTCGAGGTGCCCGGTGTCTCCGTCTCCAACTTCCTGCGCACCTCCGCCACCGCGATGCGCGGCGAGGCCCCCAAGCTGCGGCTGTGGGTCAAGGAGGTCAAGGAGGCCATGGAGCGGCTGAACATGGACCCCGCCTTCGCCGAGCGCAACGTCAACGAGGGCTTCTCCGGCGGTGAGAAGAAGCGCCACGAGATCCTGCAGCTGGAGCTGCTCAAGCCGGCCATCGCGATCCTCGACGAGACCGACTCCGGCCTCGACGTCGACGCGCTGCGCACCGTCTCCGAGGGCGTCAACCGCGTCCGCGAGACCGGCCAGGTCGGCACCCTCCTGATCACCCACTACACGCGCATCCTGCGCTACATCAAGCCCGACCACGTCCATGTGTTCGCGAACGGCCGAATCGCCGAGTCCGGCGGTGCCGAGCTCGCCGACAAGCTGGAGGCCGAGGGCTACGAGGCGTACACGAAGGGCGGCGCTACCGCGTGA
- a CDS encoding non-heme iron oxygenase ferredoxin subunit has product MTYVRAAALSELVDDTPKRVEIDGTPVSLVRTEGEVFAIYDICSHANVSLSEGEVEDCQIECWLHGSSFDLRTGKPSGLPATRPVPVYPVKIEGDDVLVSVTQES; this is encoded by the coding sequence ATGACGTACGTACGCGCAGCGGCGCTCAGCGAGCTGGTCGACGACACCCCCAAGCGGGTGGAGATCGACGGCACGCCGGTGTCCCTCGTCCGCACCGAGGGCGAGGTGTTCGCGATCTACGACATCTGCTCCCACGCGAACGTCTCGCTGTCCGAGGGGGAGGTGGAGGACTGCCAGATCGAGTGCTGGCTGCACGGCTCCAGCTTCGACCTCCGCACCGGCAAGCCGTCCGGCCTTCCCGCGACGCGCCCCGTCCCCGTTTACCCCGTAAAGATCGAAGGGGACGACGTGCTCGTCTCCGTCACCCAGGAGTCCTGA